One window of the Rufibacter radiotolerans genome contains the following:
- a CDS encoding PAS domain S-box protein — protein sequence MKESEKRYRRLIEASRDLLVTVNLQGNIIDANEATVTMTGVARENLIGLDFFTCFTKPGNVRDMFTQVVEKGDLANVPFTLSHANGTLSEVLVTGSVYKDEEGTLQGAVMVARETAEKKWASKLRLANKELAFQHNEKEKRANELSVANQELAFQNDEKEKRAQELGIANTELAFQNDEKEKRAQELSIANEELAFQNDEKEKRAQELSIANKELAFQNDEKEKRAAELSVANKELAFQNDEKEKRAAELGVANKELAFQNDEKEKRAAELSVANKELAFQNDEKEKRAAELSVANKELAFQNDEKEKRAAELSVANKELAFQNDEKEKRAAELSIANIELAFQNDEKEKRAAELVLANKELAFQNDEKIKRAAELRIANYARGLIEASRDPLVTISPEGKITDMNQATVNITGIEREQLIGSDFFTYFTDSQMAREVYQEVFAKGAVADSPLTLRHKDGKLTDVLFNGSVYKNDQGDVLGVVIVARDVTDQKRIATELNEAKIAAELAMVQAEEAQLKAELATSIAEDAVKAKQQFLSNMSHEIRTPMNAIIGFTKVVLKTELTDKQQEYLNAIKLSGDALIVLINDILDLAKVDAGKMSFEQIPFKLSASIFAMVHLFETKIQERNLELAIEYDSKIPEVVVGDPVRLHQIILNLVSNAVKFTTQGKITVGARMLVQDAEKVILEFSVTDTGIGIEESKLSTVFDNFQQATSGTSRLYGGTGLGLAIVKNLVEPQGGTITVKSKVGEGSTFSFILSFNKTQEKPESETGLGIELEAGFKDVKILVVEDIALNQLLMKTLLEEFGFEMEVAGNGKIAVEMLSHNRYDIVLMDLQMPEMNGFEATEYIRNQMNLTVPIIALTADVTTVDVEKCKAVGMNDYISKPIDDKVLYSKIIKYLKNSDYAKNTVYQDREDLQTQPLTCVNFDYLRRITKNDVRLVEMIQLYLQEIPQLVVNMKKAIDQKDWLALKNATHSIIPTFSTMGINPEFEGIAKAIQAFAANIIATDTQDDVSEETMSMVFALYSKIEVVCALAAGELEEELTKHALATKSL from the coding sequence ATGAAAGAAAGTGAAAAAAGATACCGCCGTTTAATTGAGGCCAGCCGCGACCTGTTGGTCACCGTGAACCTGCAAGGCAACATTATAGACGCCAACGAAGCAACCGTAACCATGACAGGGGTTGCGCGGGAAAACCTCATAGGCTTAGATTTCTTCACCTGTTTCACCAAGCCCGGTAACGTGCGCGACATGTTCACCCAAGTGGTGGAGAAAGGCGATCTGGCTAACGTTCCCTTCACCCTAAGCCATGCCAACGGCACCCTCTCAGAGGTGCTTGTCACTGGCTCTGTGTACAAAGACGAGGAAGGAACGTTGCAGGGAGCCGTAATGGTAGCCCGCGAAACCGCCGAAAAGAAATGGGCCTCTAAATTGCGCCTCGCCAACAAAGAACTGGCTTTCCAGCATAATGAGAAAGAGAAGCGGGCCAATGAATTAAGTGTTGCCAACCAGGAACTTGCCTTCCAGAACGACGAGAAAGAGAAAAGGGCGCAGGAATTGGGCATTGCCAACACTGAGCTGGCTTTCCAGAACGACGAAAAGGAGAAACGTGCTCAGGAACTGAGCATCGCCAATGAAGAGTTGGCTTTCCAGAACGACGAAAAGGAGAAACGGGCCCAGGAACTGAGCATCGCCAACAAAGAATTGGCCTTCCAAAACGATGAAAAGGAAAAGCGGGCCGCTGAATTGAGTGTTGCTAATAAAGAGCTGGCCTTCCAGAATGACGAAAAGGAAAAACGTGCCGCTGAACTGGGCGTGGCTAACAAAGAGTTAGCTTTCCAAAACGATGAAAAAGAGAAAAGGGCGGCCGAGCTCAGCGTGGCAAACAAGGAGTTAGCTTTCCAAAATGATGAGAAAGAGAAACGCGCGGCTGAACTTAGTGTAGCTAACAAGGAGCTGGCTTTTCAGAATGACGAAAAGGAGAAACGGGCTGCAGAGCTTAGCGTGGCTAATAAAGAGTTAGCTTTTCAGAATGATGAGAAAGAGAAACGGGCCGCCGAACTGAGCATCGCCAATATTGAGCTGGCCTTTCAGAATGATGAAAAAGAGAAACGTGCCGCGGAATTAGTCCTGGCCAACAAGGAGCTGGCCTTCCAGAACGATGAGAAAATAAAGCGGGCCGCCGAGCTCCGTATTGCCAATTACGCCCGTGGCTTGATAGAAGCCAGCCGTGACCCGCTGGTAACCATTAGCCCCGAAGGCAAGATCACAGACATGAACCAGGCCACGGTGAACATTACCGGCATTGAACGTGAACAACTCATCGGGTCTGATTTCTTTACCTATTTCACAGACTCCCAGATGGCCCGCGAGGTTTACCAGGAGGTGTTCGCCAAGGGCGCCGTGGCAGATTCGCCCCTTACCTTGCGCCACAAAGACGGCAAACTAACCGATGTGCTCTTCAATGGCTCGGTCTACAAAAACGACCAGGGAGATGTATTGGGCGTGGTGATTGTGGCCCGTGACGTGACCGACCAGAAACGGATTGCCACCGAACTGAACGAAGCCAAAATTGCCGCGGAACTGGCCATGGTCCAGGCCGAGGAAGCCCAGCTCAAAGCCGAACTGGCCACCAGTATTGCCGAAGACGCCGTAAAAGCCAAACAGCAGTTCCTGAGCAACATGAGCCATGAGATCAGGACGCCTATGAACGCTATCATCGGGTTTACCAAAGTAGTCCTGAAAACCGAGCTTACCGATAAGCAGCAAGAGTACCTCAATGCCATTAAGCTGAGCGGCGATGCCCTTATTGTGCTTATTAATGACATTCTGGACCTGGCTAAGGTTGATGCGGGTAAAATGTCGTTTGAGCAGATTCCCTTCAAACTGTCGGCCTCCATCTTTGCCATGGTGCACCTGTTTGAAACCAAGATTCAGGAACGCAACCTGGAACTGGCCATTGAATATGACTCTAAAATACCAGAGGTGGTGGTGGGTGACCCCGTGCGCCTGCACCAGATTATCTTAAACCTGGTCAGTAACGCCGTTAAGTTCACTACCCAAGGCAAGATTACCGTGGGCGCGCGCATGTTGGTACAGGACGCCGAAAAAGTGATCCTGGAATTCTCTGTGACAGACACCGGTATTGGCATTGAGGAATCAAAGCTGAGCACGGTGTTTGATAATTTCCAGCAGGCCACCAGCGGCACGTCCAGGTTGTACGGCGGCACCGGTCTGGGGCTGGCCATTGTAAAGAACCTGGTAGAACCGCAGGGCGGCACCATTACGGTAAAGAGCAAGGTAGGGGAGGGCTCCACGTTCAGCTTTATCCTCAGTTTCAATAAAACCCAGGAAAAACCAGAATCTGAAACCGGCCTAGGCATTGAACTGGAGGCTGGCTTCAAAGACGTGAAGATTCTGGTGGTGGAAGATATAGCCCTGAACCAACTATTGATGAAAACCCTGCTGGAAGAGTTCGGGTTTGAGATGGAAGTGGCGGGCAACGGGAAAATAGCTGTTGAGATGCTGAGCCACAACCGGTATGACATTGTGCTCATGGACCTACAGATGCCCGAGATGAACGGCTTTGAGGCCACCGAGTATATCAGAAACCAAATGAACCTCACCGTTCCTATTATCGCCCTCACCGCCGATGTGACCACCGTAGATGTGGAAAAATGCAAGGCCGTGGGCATGAATGACTACATCTCCAAGCCCATTGATGACAAGGTGCTTTACAGCAAGATCATCAAGTACCTTAAAAACTCTGACTACGCCAAGAATACCGTTTACCAGGACCGGGAAGACCTGCAGACCCAACCACTTACCTGCGTCAATTTTGACTACCTGCGGCGCATTACCAAAAATGATGTCCGTTTGGTAGAAATGATCCAGCTTTACCTGCAGGAGATTCCGCAGTTGGTGGTGAACATGAAAAAGGCCATTGACCAGAAAGACTGGTTGGCGCTCAAGAATGCCACCCATTCCATCATCCCCACCTTCTCTACCATGGGCATCAACCCAGAGTTTGAAGGCATCGCCAAAGCCATCCAGGCCTTTGCGGCCAACATCATCGCGACAGATACCCAAGATGACGTGAGCGAAGAGACCATGAGCATGGTGTTTGCCCTGTATTCCAAGATAGAGGTGGTCTGTGCCCTGGCCGCCGGTGAACTAGAGGAAGAATTAACCAAACACGCATTAGCCACGAAAAGTCTGTAA
- a CDS encoding C40 family peptidase, producing MSNLSKTYSLALLSLLLLLGSCGKSSYSTFSKPEEKYRSAREIAALKKKERLERREAKRSGGGKTLKEIHISSKGKKTSRSVASNKAMRREIETVISTARSFRGTPYKFGGTSRVGMDCSGLLCTSFQAIDVQLPRTSSQQSEFGQPVPIHQLQPGDLVFFSSSKSVYNITHVGLVTEVKDGDEIWFIHSSTSLGVKEDNLFSPYYQRTFVKAVRPAI from the coding sequence TTGAGCAACTTATCCAAAACGTACTCCCTGGCCCTATTAAGCCTGCTTTTGCTTTTAGGTTCCTGCGGAAAATCTTCTTACTCCACCTTCAGCAAGCCCGAGGAGAAATACCGCTCTGCCCGTGAGATTGCTGCCCTTAAGAAAAAAGAACGCCTGGAACGCCGTGAGGCCAAGCGGTCTGGCGGTGGCAAAACCCTCAAAGAGATTCACATCTCCAGCAAAGGCAAGAAAACATCGCGCAGCGTGGCCAGCAACAAAGCCATGCGCCGCGAAATAGAGACGGTTATCTCCACGGCCCGCTCTTTCAGGGGCACTCCTTACAAATTTGGGGGCACTAGCCGCGTAGGCATGGACTGCTCAGGCCTGCTGTGCACTTCTTTCCAGGCCATAGACGTGCAACTTCCCCGCACCTCCAGCCAGCAGAGTGAGTTTGGGCAACCCGTACCCATTCACCAGCTGCAGCCCGGCGACCTGGTTTTCTTTAGCTCCAGCAAAAGCGTCTACAACATTACCCACGTGGGCCTGGTCACAGAGGTGAAGGACGGGGACGAGATCTGGTTCATTCATTCATCCACCTCCCTGGGGGTAAAAGAAGACAACCTGTTTTCCCCGTATTACCAGCGAACCTTTGTAAAGGCGGTAAGGCCGGCCATTTAA
- a CDS encoding YheT family hydrolase yields the protein MPLLPSSTYHSPAYLFNGHLQTILPSKLRRSPAVTYNRERITTPDDDFLDLDWAKTGSETLVVLSHGLEGDTHRPYMTGMAHAMNKAGYDALAWNFRSCSGEPNKLLRSYHMGAMEDLDLVVRHALHTGRYSTIFLVGFSMGGNLTLNYLSQWTEKVPPQISRAAVFSVPCHMKSACVQLAKPQNRIYMKRFLKTLHEKLQEKARRFDVDLQGFQSIMSFEQFDDRYTAPFHGFKNAEDYYEKCSSVAHLHRITVPTLLVNAQNDPFLSKECFPVEQALQNPNFYLEMPLEGGHVGFSEGFFQGLYYSERRAVEFFQQTL from the coding sequence ATGCCGCTGCTTCCTTCTTCTACTTACCATTCACCCGCTTACCTTTTCAATGGGCATCTGCAGACTATTTTGCCCAGCAAGTTGAGGCGCAGCCCCGCTGTTACCTATAACCGTGAGCGGATTACCACCCCAGATGATGATTTTCTGGACCTAGATTGGGCTAAAACGGGCTCAGAGACGCTGGTTGTCTTGTCACATGGGTTGGAGGGAGATACGCACCGGCCGTATATGACCGGCATGGCGCACGCCATGAACAAGGCCGGGTATGATGCTCTGGCCTGGAATTTCAGGAGCTGCAGCGGGGAACCCAACAAACTGCTCCGCTCCTACCACATGGGCGCCATGGAAGACCTGGACCTGGTGGTGCGCCACGCCCTGCACACGGGACGGTACAGCACTATTTTTCTGGTAGGCTTTAGCATGGGCGGCAACCTTACTCTCAACTACCTGTCACAGTGGACGGAAAAAGTACCGCCCCAAATAAGCCGGGCCGCCGTCTTCTCTGTGCCTTGCCACATGAAAAGCGCCTGCGTGCAGCTGGCTAAACCCCAGAACCGCATTTACATGAAACGGTTCCTGAAAACCTTGCACGAAAAACTGCAGGAAAAAGCCCGCCGGTTTGACGTTGACCTCCAGGGCTTCCAGAGCATTATGTCCTTTGAACAATTTGATGACCGCTACACGGCTCCCTTCCATGGCTTTAAAAACGCCGAGGACTACTATGAGAAATGCAGTTCGGTGGCCCATCTGCACCGCATTACCGTTCCCACGCTGTTGGTGAACGCGCAGAATGATCCTTTTCTTTCTAAGGAGTGCTTTCCCGTGGAACAAGCCCTGCAGAACCCTAACTTCTACCTGGAAATGCCCCTGGAGGGCGGTCACGTAGGTTTCTCTGAAGGCTTCTTCCAAGGGCTTTACTACTCAGAACGCCGCGCCGTGGAGTTTTTCCAGCAAACCCTCTGA
- a CDS encoding TonB-dependent receptor has translation MKNLFTRLMLIVVMCLPVHLSWGQGATTASMNGTITDGSGAGLAGATIVAIHTPSNTQYAASADANGRFNLQNLRVGGPYTITSTYVGYQDQKRENVFLALGQNLKLDFTLSQSAVGLSEVQVVSERGAVINADRTGASTNVSREQIERLPTLNRSLTDFTRLTPQASGNSIGGANNRYNNITIDGAVNNDVFGLAGSGTPGGQAGTQPISLDAIDQIQVVLAPYDVKSGNFTGGGINAVTRSGTNNMEGSVYGFLRNEKTVGKDPITDTKAADFKDYQTGFRVGGPVIKDKLFFFLNGEITRRSEPLLNNLGDAGSIVPQADVRAISERLISKYGYDPGSFGPLDRRTESNKLFARLDWNISNLHQLTLRHNFVDAFDDNISRSNSTFRFANNAYEFSNTTNSTVAELKSRFSENLSNSLIVGYSRIRDKRDTPGGLFPQVTIRFNGSGSNTITAGTERSSAFNELDQDILEFTDNLTLFKGNHTFTFGTHNEFFRFRNLFVNNGNGYFQFNSLQDFLDEKPFQIEQTYSADPTNPKPAAKFDAAQLGFYAQDEISLTDNLRVTLGLRLDVPVMPDTPARNEKVETAFDKYPQYTDLRTDDTPSGQLLWAPRAGFNWDVFGDKTLQLRGGSGIFTGRVPFVWLSNQFTNNGITFNSLFLGSQTKTGQFTSNIDDIRKYGAAGTTSEINLVTSDFKIPQTWRTNLAADYVLPLGIIATLEGIYSKTLNDIVYKDINLVNPIASLSGPDRRPLYPTSSSARRISQDFTNVILLDNTNKGYTYSLTGQLQKNFDSGINTMVAYTYGESKDVNSGASSTARSNWQFNQVVTDPNNPELSYSRFDIRHRVIGSGGYTIKWLNNFSTSISLFYEGQSGSPFTYLYSQDLNSDGNTGNDLMFVPRVREDIVLNDVKNSAGVVTLSADKQWEDLNAFIENDEYLKTRRGQYTERNGARTPWTHRVDLRVAQDIFADLGGKNHTLQLTLDVFNVGNAINQDWGRSYFVNNAAVELVRFASRDANNRPSFTFNKPAADVWTTSFSSRWQGQVGLRYIFK, from the coding sequence ATGAAAAACCTCTTTACCCGATTGATGCTCATCGTGGTGATGTGTTTGCCGGTGCACCTTAGCTGGGGCCAAGGCGCCACTACCGCCTCTATGAACGGTACTATCACTGACGGTAGTGGAGCTGGCCTGGCCGGTGCTACTATTGTGGCAATTCACACACCTTCCAACACCCAGTACGCGGCTAGCGCCGATGCCAATGGCCGTTTCAACCTGCAAAACCTGCGGGTAGGTGGTCCTTACACCATTACCTCCACATATGTGGGTTACCAAGACCAAAAGAGAGAAAACGTATTCTTAGCGCTTGGCCAAAACCTTAAACTTGATTTCACTTTATCTCAAAGCGCCGTTGGCCTGAGCGAAGTACAGGTAGTAAGCGAGCGCGGCGCTGTGATCAACGCTGACCGTACCGGTGCTTCTACCAACGTTTCTCGTGAGCAGATTGAGCGTCTTCCTACGCTTAACCGCTCTTTAACAGATTTCACCCGTTTAACGCCACAGGCCTCTGGTAACTCTATTGGAGGTGCCAACAACCGTTACAACAACATCACCATTGACGGTGCTGTAAACAATGACGTGTTTGGTCTGGCTGGCAGCGGTACCCCAGGTGGTCAGGCTGGTACGCAGCCTATCTCTCTGGACGCTATTGACCAGATTCAGGTGGTATTGGCTCCTTATGACGTGAAGTCAGGTAACTTTACCGGTGGTGGTATCAACGCCGTTACCCGTTCAGGTACAAATAACATGGAAGGTTCTGTTTACGGCTTTCTGCGTAATGAAAAGACGGTAGGTAAAGACCCTATCACAGACACTAAAGCCGCCGACTTCAAAGACTACCAGACTGGTTTCCGTGTAGGTGGTCCCGTAATCAAAGATAAATTGTTCTTCTTCCTGAACGGTGAGATCACCCGCCGCTCTGAGCCTCTTTTGAACAACCTTGGTGATGCCGGTTCTATTGTACCACAAGCAGATGTAAGAGCTATCTCTGAAAGACTGATCTCTAAGTATGGCTATGACCCAGGCAGCTTCGGTCCATTAGACCGTCGTACTGAAAGCAACAAGTTGTTTGCCCGTTTAGACTGGAACATCTCTAACCTTCATCAGTTAACTCTGCGTCACAACTTTGTTGATGCCTTTGATGACAACATTTCCCGCTCTAACAGCACGTTCCGCTTTGCCAACAACGCGTACGAGTTCTCTAACACCACCAACAGTACCGTAGCTGAATTGAAAAGCCGTTTCTCTGAAAACCTTTCTAACAGCTTAATTGTAGGTTACTCCAGAATCCGTGACAAGCGTGACACCCCAGGTGGCTTGTTCCCACAGGTGACCATCAGATTCAACGGTAGTGGTAGTAACACCATCACCGCTGGTACTGAGCGTAGCTCGGCCTTCAATGAGCTGGATCAGGACATCCTGGAATTCACTGACAACCTGACCCTTTTCAAAGGAAACCACACGTTCACTTTCGGAACGCACAATGAGTTCTTCAGATTCCGGAACCTTTTCGTGAACAACGGTAACGGTTACTTCCAGTTCAACAGCCTGCAAGACTTCCTGGACGAGAAACCTTTCCAGATTGAGCAGACGTACTCCGCAGACCCTACCAACCCTAAACCAGCCGCTAAGTTTGATGCTGCCCAGTTAGGCTTCTACGCCCAGGATGAGATCTCCCTTACTGATAACCTGCGCGTAACGCTTGGTCTTCGTTTAGACGTACCAGTTATGCCAGACACTCCCGCCCGCAATGAGAAGGTAGAGACCGCTTTTGACAAATACCCACAATACACTGACCTGAGAACAGATGACACCCCTAGCGGACAATTGCTATGGGCGCCACGTGCCGGTTTCAACTGGGATGTGTTTGGTGACAAAACCCTGCAACTACGTGGTGGTTCTGGTATCTTCACCGGCCGCGTTCCTTTTGTGTGGTTATCTAACCAATTCACTAACAACGGTATCACGTTCAACTCTTTGTTCTTAGGCAGCCAAACCAAAACCGGTCAGTTTACTTCTAACATTGACGATATCCGTAAATATGGCGCTGCCGGTACTACTTCAGAGATCAACCTGGTAACCTCAGATTTCAAGATCCCACAAACATGGCGTACTAACCTTGCCGCTGACTATGTACTTCCTTTGGGCATTATTGCCACCCTGGAAGGTATCTACTCTAAGACCCTTAACGATATCGTCTACAAAGACATTAACCTGGTGAACCCAATTGCCAGCCTATCTGGTCCAGACAGACGTCCATTGTACCCAACTTCTTCTTCAGCCAGAAGAATTAGCCAGGATTTCACCAACGTTATTCTGTTAGACAACACCAACAAAGGCTATACTTACAGCTTAACTGGTCAGTTACAGAAGAACTTTGACAGCGGCATCAACACCATGGTTGCCTATACTTACGGTGAGTCTAAAGACGTGAACAGCGGTGCCAGCAGCACAGCTAGATCTAACTGGCAGTTTAACCAGGTGGTAACAGACCCTAACAACCCTGAGCTTTCCTACTCTCGCTTTGACATCCGTCACCGCGTAATTGGTTCTGGTGGTTATACCATCAAATGGTTGAACAACTTCAGCACCTCCATCTCTCTGTTCTATGAAGGACAATCTGGTTCTCCGTTCACGTACCTGTACTCTCAAGACTTGAACTCTGATGGAAACACTGGTAATGACCTGATGTTTGTACCACGTGTAAGAGAAGACATTGTTCTAAATGATGTTAAAAACTCTGCCGGCGTGGTAACCCTTTCTGCTGACAAGCAGTGGGAAGATCTTAATGCCTTCATTGAGAATGATGAGTACCTGAAAACCCGCAGAGGTCAGTACACTGAGCGTAACGGTGCCCGCACTCCTTGGACTCACCGTGTAGACCTACGCGTTGCCCAGGATATCTTCGCTGACCTTGGTGGAAAAAACCACACCTTGCAGTTAACGCTAGATGTGTTCAACGTAGGTAACGCTATCAACCAAGACTGGGGACGTAGCTACTTCGTAAACAATGCGGCCGTTGAGTTGGTAAGATTCGCTTCCCGTGATGCTAACAACCGTCCTTCTTTCACCTTTAACAAGCCAGCTGCAGATGTTTGGACTACTTCCTTCTCTTCAAGATGGCAAGGACAAGTTGGTCTGCGTTATATCTTCAAATAA
- a CDS encoding DUF808 domain-containing protein produces the protein MATGLLALLDDIAALVKVSAASLDDVPTQVAKTTGKVSGIVIDDTAVTPKYVVGLDPSRELSIIFQIAKKSVINKLLILAPAALLLGFFAPWAITPILMLGGSYLCYEGYEKVHSMFSKHPEDHDQPTEGIETITPEELEKERVGSAVRTDLILSAEIMAIAYATVADKPLLNQIAVMVSVAVFITAAVYGFVGLIVKADDIGVHMAQDKFHPATQKIGRGIVKSMPHFLSFLGYVGTAAMLWVGAEIIAHGLPFLHHPLESLEHSLSGIPALAWVVKVVVLALGGVVLGFFIDKIVRLVRPLFKKG, from the coding sequence ATGGCTACTGGCCTTCTCGCGCTTTTAGATGATATAGCCGCCCTGGTGAAAGTAAGTGCCGCCAGCCTGGACGACGTTCCCACGCAGGTGGCCAAAACCACTGGCAAGGTGTCTGGCATTGTGATAGATGACACCGCCGTGACGCCCAAATACGTGGTGGGGCTTGACCCGTCAAGGGAGCTTTCCATCATTTTCCAGATCGCTAAAAAGTCGGTGATCAATAAACTGCTCATTCTGGCCCCGGCGGCCTTGTTGCTGGGCTTCTTCGCGCCCTGGGCTATCACGCCCATTCTCATGCTGGGCGGGTCTTATCTTTGTTATGAAGGGTATGAGAAGGTGCATTCCATGTTCAGCAAGCACCCAGAGGACCATGACCAGCCAACGGAGGGGATAGAAACTATTACCCCAGAGGAACTGGAAAAGGAGCGGGTGGGCAGTGCGGTGCGTACTGACCTTATCCTTTCGGCTGAGATCATGGCCATTGCCTATGCTACCGTAGCAGACAAGCCCCTGCTTAACCAGATTGCGGTGATGGTGAGTGTGGCTGTTTTTATCACGGCGGCCGTGTACGGGTTTGTGGGCTTGATTGTGAAAGCAGATGATATTGGGGTGCACATGGCCCAGGACAAATTCCATCCTGCCACTCAGAAGATTGGGCGCGGGATTGTTAAATCCATGCCGCACTTCTTGAGTTTCCTGGGCTACGTAGGCACGGCGGCCATGCTCTGGGTAGGCGCTGAAATCATTGCCCATGGGCTTCCCTTCCTGCACCACCCATTAGAAAGCCTGGAACATTCCCTATCTGGCATTCCGGCCCTGGCCTGGGTGGTAAAAGTGGTGGTCTTAGCTTTAGGTGGCGTGGTTTTAGGCTTCTTTATTGATAAGATAGTGAGGCTGGTTCGGCCGCTGTTCAAGAAAGGCTAA
- a CDS encoding glycoside hydrolase family 97 protein codes for MRKLLLFLYVFALAVFAEAQVITSPDKNLTLTFELKANGAPSYQLTYKRKPVIKPSALGLETKDAGSLMTGFTVTNTAQKTVNDTWEPILGEQKTIRNNYNELLVTLSQKTPKDRYIQIRFRLFNDGLGFRYEFPKQKELNYFIIKEENTEFNLAGDHKIFWIPGDYDTNEYPYTTSKVSEIPGLQKKATVQISAQTPIKNPSVQTPSMMKSADGLYINIHEAGLINYPAMHLNVDAKNLKMSAHLTPDAVGNKGYIQTDAQSPWRTIVVSDKATEILASKLILNLNEPTKYQDVSWIKPVKYIGVWWEYFVAGKSSWGYSTETNTKLTDDFTKYTPNKRHGATTENVKRHIDFAAAHGFDAVLVEGWNIGWEDWFGNWKEEVFDFVTPYPDFNVKELQAYAASKGVKIMMHHETSSSATNYERRLDKAFQFMVDNGYNAVKTGYVGPIIPRGEHHDGQWMVNHYIHVAKTAADYKIMVNSHEAVRPTGLNRTFPNWIAQESARGTEFEAMGGLTPEHTTILPFTRLMGGPMDFTPGIFQTDLSYYSTGHGNNVNTTLVKQLAYYVTMYSPLQMAADLPENYLRFPDAFQFIKDVALDWDATYVLEAEPGDYITTARKAKGKNEWYVGGVTDENPRTATVSFSFLPKGKQYLATIYADGADASYDKKPQSYTVQKVVVTSKSVLKQRLASGGGLAVSIKEASNNDLKGLKKI; via the coding sequence ATGCGTAAACTACTGCTCTTTTTATATGTCTTTGCCCTTGCCGTTTTCGCGGAGGCGCAGGTCATTACCTCCCCAGACAAGAACCTTACCCTTACCTTTGAGCTGAAGGCCAACGGGGCGCCCTCTTACCAACTCACTTACAAGCGCAAACCGGTCATAAAGCCCAGTGCCCTGGGCCTGGAAACCAAAGACGCTGGTTCCCTCATGACAGGGTTCACGGTGACCAATACCGCCCAGAAAACGGTGAATGACACCTGGGAGCCCATTCTGGGCGAACAGAAGACTATCAGGAACAACTACAATGAGCTGCTGGTGACCCTTTCCCAGAAAACCCCAAAGGACCGCTACATCCAGATCAGGTTCAGGTTGTTCAATGACGGCTTGGGCTTCAGGTATGAGTTCCCTAAGCAGAAAGAGCTGAACTACTTTATCATCAAAGAGGAGAACACTGAGTTCAACCTGGCCGGGGACCACAAGATCTTCTGGATTCCGGGGGATTATGACACCAACGAGTACCCGTACACTACCTCCAAGGTCTCTGAGATCCCGGGCCTGCAGAAAAAGGCCACCGTCCAGATCTCTGCGCAAACGCCTATCAAGAACCCTTCGGTGCAGACGCCTTCCATGATGAAATCTGCAGACGGGTTGTACATCAATATTCATGAGGCAGGCCTGATCAATTACCCGGCCATGCACCTGAACGTAGACGCGAAGAACCTGAAAATGAGCGCGCACCTGACCCCAGACGCGGTGGGCAACAAAGGCTACATCCAGACAGACGCCCAGAGCCCCTGGCGTACCATTGTGGTAAGCGACAAAGCCACCGAGATTCTGGCCTCCAAGCTGATCCTGAATTTGAACGAGCCCACCAAGTACCAGGACGTGTCCTGGATCAAGCCCGTGAAATACATTGGCGTGTGGTGGGAGTATTTTGTGGCCGGTAAAAGCTCCTGGGGCTACAGCACCGAGACCAATACCAAACTCACCGACGACTTTACCAAGTACACCCCCAACAAACGCCACGGCGCCACCACCGAGAACGTGAAACGCCATATTGACTTCGCGGCGGCCCACGGGTTTGACGCCGTGCTGGTAGAAGGCTGGAACATTGGCTGGGAAGACTGGTTTGGCAACTGGAAAGAAGAGGTGTTTGACTTTGTGACGCCCTACCCAGATTTCAACGTGAAAGAGCTGCAGGCCTACGCCGCTTCTAAGGGCGTGAAGATCATGATGCACCATGAAACCTCTTCCTCGGCCACCAACTATGAGCGCCGGCTAGACAAAGCCTTTCAGTTTATGGTAGACAACGGCTACAATGCCGTGAAGACCGGTTACGTGGGACCCATTATTCCGCGCGGCGAGCACCATGACGGCCAATGGATGGTAAACCATTATATACACGTTGCCAAAACCGCCGCCGATTACAAGATCATGGTTAACAGCCACGAGGCCGTCCGGCCCACCGGTCTAAACCGCACCTTCCCTAACTGGATTGCCCAGGAATCTGCCCGCGGCACTGAGTTTGAGGCTATGGGCGGCCTTACCCCGGAGCATACCACCATTCTGCCTTTCACCCGCTTGATGGGCGGCCCTATGGACTTTACCCCTGGTATCTTCCAGACCGATCTTTCTTACTACAGCACCGGCCACGGCAACAATGTGAACACCACCCTGGTAAAACAACTGGCCTATTACGTGACCATGTACAGCCCGCTGCAGATGGCGGCAGATCTGCCGGAGAATTACCTTCGGTTCCCAGACGCGTTCCAGTTCATTAAAGACGTGGCCCTTGACTGGGATGCAACCTATGTGCTGGAGGCGGAGCCCGGTGACTACATTACCACCGCCCGCAAGGCCAAAGGCAAAAACGAGTGGTACGTGGGCGGCGTAACCGATGAGAACCCGCGCACGGCTACCGTTTCCTTCTCTTTTTTACCTAAAGGCAAGCAATACCTGGCCACCATTTACGCAGACGGTGCAGATGCCAGCTATGACAAGAAGCCACAGAGCTACACCGTGCAGAAAGTGGTAGTTACCTCCAAAAGCGTTCTCAAGCAAAGACTGGCCTCGGGGGGCGGATTGGCGGTCAGTATCAAAGAAGCCAGCAACAATGATTTGAAAGGCCTGAAGAAAATTTAA